DNA from Flavobacterium aestivum:
AATGATAAACCACTAGTGGCAAATGCCCCAAAACTTTGTCCTGCAGAACCCGTAAAGTCAACAAGAATAGTATCATCTGGCAATCCCTGAGATCCATAAATTTTTGAAATTTCGTTACTCAATATAGCTCCAACGGAACGGTCTGTGTTTTTGATTCCAAAGGTTACTCTTGTTCTTTCTTTTCTGTAAATAGAAGGAATGGCAGCTTTTATAATATCAAAATCTAAAACATTTTCTAATGCGTGATCTTGGGTTGTTGTATTGTGGTTTGGAACTGTTTTTGCTTTTTCCGGTTTATAAAGAATAGTAGATAAATCCAATCCATTTGCTTTATAATGCTGAATCGCTTTATTAACATTCAGTTTTTGAGATTGTCCCACCATTTCTTTCAATGTTCTAAAGCCAAGTTGAGCCATGATTTCTCTTAACTCTTCGGCAATAAAATACATGAAGTTAATAATGTGTTCTGGTGTTCCTTTGAAATTTTTTCTCAATTCCGGATCTTGTGTTGCAATACCTACAGGGCAAGTATTCAAGTGACAAGCTCTCATCATGATACAACCAGAAGCTACAAGAGGAGCAGTTGCAAATCCAAATTCTTCGGCTCCAAGTAAGGCAGCGATAGCTACATCACGACCTGTTTTTAATTGACCATCACATTCTAAAACTACACGGCTTCTTAAATCATTTAAGATTAAGGTTTGTTGTGCTTCGGCAAGACCAAGTTCCCATGGAATACCTGTGTGTGTTAATGAAGTCAATGGCGCTGCACCGGTTCCTCCGTCATATCCTGAAATCAGGATAACATCGGCTTTTGCTTTGGCAACACCGGCAGCAATTGTTCCAACCCCAACTTCAGCAACCAATTTCACATTGATTCTGGCTTCACGATTGGCATTTTTTAAATCAAATATCAATTGAGATAAATCCTCAATAGAGTAAATGTCGTGGTGTGGGGGAGGTGAAATCAAACCTACGTAAGGTGTAGAATTTCTTGTTTCTGCAATCCAAGGCACCACTTTTTCACCTGGCAATTGCCCACCTTCTCCAGGTTTTGCTCCCTGAGCCATTTTTATCTGAATTTCTTTGGCATTCGTCAAATAATTGATTGATACTCCAAATCTTCCAGAGGCTACTTGCTTGATGGCACTATTTCTAGAGTCACCATTCATGTCTTTTTGAAAACGTTGTGGGTTTTCTCCTCCTTCACCAGAATTACTTTTTCCTCCAATTCTGTTCATGGCAATGGCAAGATTTTCATGAGCTTCCTGACTGATAGAACCATATGACATGGCTCCAGTTTTGAATTTTTTTACAATCTCTGTCCAAGGCTCTACTTCGTCAATAGAAATTGGATCTAAATTGTTGAATTCAAATAATCCTCTAATGGTCATTAAGTTTTCACTTTGCTCATTAACCATTTTAGAGTATTCTTTATAGCTTTCAGGACTGTTCAATCGAACGGCTTGCTGTAATTTTGAAATGGTAGTTGGATTGAACATGTGTTTCTCACCGTTTCTTCTCCATCTGTAAATTCCTCCAATTTCTAAAGGTAATAGGTTTGCAATCTCTGATTTTGGGAATGCATTTTGGTATCTTTTTCTAACTTCTTTTTCAATTTCCATCAATCCAATACCTTCAATTCTGGAAGGAGTGTATGGGAAATATTTAGAACTGAATTTTTTGTTTAAACCTAAAATTTCAAAAATTTGTGCGGCTCTATACGAATGCAATGTAGAGATACCAATTTTGTTCATGATTTTCAGAATCCCTTTTGCAATAGCTTTATTGTAATTTTTAACAGCATAATCTGCTTTTACATTTGTAATAAAGCCTTGGTCTACTTGGTCATGAATGATTTCATTTACCATATAAGGGTTGATAGCACTAGCTCCGTATCCGAACAATAAAGCAAAATGATGTGGCTCACGTGGTTCTGCCGATTCGATTATGATTCCAAATTTCGAACGAACTTTTAGGATATTCAATGAGTGATGAATATATGAACATGCCAATAACATTGGTATTGGTGCCAATTCCTCACTTACGCCTCTGTCTGAAAGGATAACTATATTGTGATCTTCAGAAACTGCTTTGAAAGTAGCTTGTACGCATTTTTCTAAAGCGCGCTCTAAACCGTTTACTCCTTCTTCTATTTTGTATAAAGTAGAAATGGTAACCGATTTGAAATCATCGTGTGAAATGTTTTTTATTTTATCTAAATCCTCATTTGATATAACCGGATTTTTGATTTTAATTTTTTTGCAATGAACATCAGTAATGTCAAAGATGTTGTAATCTCCGCCAATAGCCAAACTTGTATCGGTAATTATTTCTTCACGAATACCATCCAAAGGCGGATTGGTTACCTGTGCAAATAATTGTTTGAAATAATTATACAATAATTGAGGTTGGTCTGATAATATTGCCAAAGGAGTATCATTACCCATAGAACTCAAGGCTTCATTTCCTTCTGCACCCATTGGGTTAATGATTGTTTTTAAATCCTCAATGGTATAGCCAAACAAACGTTGTCTGGTTTCAAAATCAATTTTTTCTGTTGGGATTGGGTTGTTCGTATAAGGAATTTGAGCTAACTGTAATAAGTTTTTGTCTAGCCATTCTCTATAAGGACGCTTGGTTACTACAGAATGTTTTATTTCCTCATCTTCTATAATACGACCTTCATTCATATCAACAAGGAACATTTTTCCTGGCTCCAATCTTCCGTGCTGTATTACATCTTCTGGTTTAATGTCAAGTACTCCAATTTCGGATGACATGATCACAAAACCGCTTTTTGTTAATGTATAGCGAGAAGGACGCAATCCGTTTCTGTCCAATAATGCTCCAATTACATCTCCGTCTGTAAACGGAATAGATGCAGGACCATCCCAAGGTTCCATGATACAAGCATTGTATTCGTAGAAAGCTTTCTTTTCATCCGACATGGTTTGGTGTTTTTCCCAAGCTTCAGGAACCACCATCATCATTACTTCTGGCAATGTACGTCCAGTCATTAATAATAATTCAATAACCATGTCCATAGAAGCCGAATCTGATTTTCCTTCTAATATAATTGGGAATAGCTTTTTCAGGTCTTCTCCAAAAATATCACTTTGCATCAATTCCTCACGAGCACGCATTCTGCTCACGTTTCCTCTCAATGTATTGATTTCCCCATTGTGACACATGTATTTGAATGGTTGAGCCAAATCCCATGATGGGAAAGTGTTTGTAGAGAAACGTTGGTGAACAAGTGCTAAACGAGTCACTAAGTCAGTATCTAATAAATCTGTATAATATCTACTAATGTCTTCTGGCATCAAAAGACCTTTGTATATAATAGTGGTAGTAGAACAACTAGAAAAGTAAAACATATGACTTTCCGAAGTTCTAGAATTATGAATCGTGTGTTCTGCAATTTTTCTAGCCATAAAGAGTTTGGCGTTGAATTGTTGCTCAGTAATGTCTAATCCGTTTTTACCAACAAAAATCTGTTTAACAGTTGGTTCTTTCTCTGCGGCAATTTGACCAAGATTAGAAACGTCAACAGGCACATCTCTCCATCCTAAGATAGATAGGTTTTGGTCTTTTATAGCGTCTTCAAAAGTGGTTTTGCAAAAGTTAACCTGGTTTGGGCTTTTTGGCATAAAAACCATACCAACAGCATATTCTCTAACTTCTGGAATTTCAAATTCACAAACCTTTTTGAAAAAAGTATGCGGAATATCAAAAAGGATTCCAGCACCATCTCCTGTTCTTCCATCTGAGCTTACCGCTCCACGATGTTCTAACTTTATTAAAATGTCTAAAGCCTTATGAATAATATCATTAGACTTAATCCCATTCAAATTGCATATAAATCCTGCGCCACAGTTGTCGTGTTCAAATTCTGGTAAATAAAGGCCTTGTTCTTTCATTCTCATGCTTGATATTTTTTTTTACAAAATTAAAGGTTTATTGATATATACTGGTTGTAAGGGCAGTTTTGCCCTTATTTTTGCTATAAAATGAAAAAACGATTGTATAATTGATAATAATTAATTTTTGATACTTTGGAATTATTATATCTTTAAAATTTTTTTTGAAAAAACTTAAAATGATGTGTTTTTTGCAACAAAAATTGGGTTCTGCTTATTATTTTGAAGTATTATAACAAAATTGTCTTCAATTTTTAAATTTTTGTGTTCGTTTAATTTTTCCAATAGAGCTTTTTTAAATAGTGTAGTATAAAGATTACTATTTTGCTAGATTTTCACCTTCTATGTAAAAAACTATCGGTTTCCTTTCTATATTGGTGTTTAGAAGTCTTGGTTTTTATGATTGATACTGATTATCTGAGGTTTATGATTATAAGTAATTGATTTTGGGCTTTTATTTTTTTTAAATCTTAGAATCAGGTGCATTTTTCTAAACGTGTTGTAAAATTATTTTAAAGTAATGCCCTGAATATTTAAAAAATAAATTTCAGTTAAACTTAATTTTGCTACTTTTGTGCCACTTTTATTCTGAAATAGATTCAGAAACCAGACAAATTCTATATTATGAACATACACGAATATCAAGGAAAAGAGATTTTAGCTAGCTACGGAGTTCGCATTCAACGCGGAATCGTTGCTAATAGCCCTGTAGAAGCAGTTACTGCTGCAAAACAATTAACTGAAGAAACTGGTACCAGTTGGTATGTGGTGAAAGCACAAATTCACGCTGGTGGACGCGGAAAAGGTGGTGGAGTTAAGCTTGCCAAAGGAATTGACAAAGTAGAAGGAGTTGCAAGCGAAATAATCGGAATGCAATTGGTAACACCACAAACTTCTGCTGAAGGTAAAAAAGTACACAAAGTTTTAATCGCTGAGGATGTTTATTATCCAGGTGAAAGTGAAACATCTGAGTTTTATGTTTCTGTATTATTGAATAGAGGAACTGGACGTAATATGATTATGTATTCTACTGAAGGTGGAATGGATATCGAAGAAGTGGCTGAACACACTCCACATTTAATTTTTACTGAAGAGATTGATCCAGCTGTTGGATTACAAGGTTTTCAAGCAAGAAGAATTGCTTTTAACTTAGGTCTTTCAGGAAATGCTTTCAAAGAAATGGTTAAATTCATCGATTCATTATACAATGCTTACATTGGTTCTGATGCTTCTATGTTTGAAATCAACCCAGTTTTGAAAACATCTGATGATAAAATTTTGGCTGTAGATGCTAAAGTAAATATCGACGATAACGCTTTATACAGACAAAAGAAATATGCAGATATGCGTGATATTCGTGAGGAAAACCCAATCGAAGTTGAAGCTAAAGAAGTAGGATTAAACTATGTAGATCTTGACGGTACTGTAGGATGTATGGTAAACGGAGCTGGTCTTGCAATGGCTACTATGGATTTAATCAAGTATGCTGGTTTTGAGCCTGCAAACTTCCTTGACGTAGGAGGAACTGCTGATGCAAAACGTGTTGAAACTGCTTTCCGTATTATCTTAAAAGATCCAAACGTAAAAGCTATTTTAATTAATATTTTTGGTGGTATCGTTCGTTGTGACCGTGTGGCACAAGGAGTTGTTGATGCTTACAAAAACATGGGTGATGCTATACAAGTGCCAATCATTGTTCGTTTACAAGGTACTAATGCAGCAATCGCTAAAGAATTAATTGATAATTCAGGAATGCCAATTTTATCTGCTGTTGAATTCCAAGAAGCAGCTGATCAAGTAAAAGCGGCTCTTTCTTAATTAGATAGAAGTTTATATATTAGAAAAACCTGAGTGAAAGCTCAGGTTTTTTTTTGTATATTAAAATCTTGTATTTGATCTAGATTGCTGTCCAGTAAATCATAAAATTAAATGAAAGACTTGACAATACTGGCATGCATCTATTACCTTTACAGTTAGAAATAATGTGAAATTAGTAGAAACACTCTTCAGTGCGTCTCTAGTCAATGAAATATACTATGAAACTTCATATACAGAATAATTTTATAACAGAACTGCCTGCTGACCCAAACGAGACTAATATCCCGAGACAAGTACAGCAAGCCTGTTTTTCGTATGTAGAACCAAAAAAGCCATCAAATCCTTCTTTGATACATGCTTCGGAGGAAGTGGCTAATTCTTTAGGATTGTCTCAAGAGGATATTCTTTCTGTAGATTTTTTGAATGTTTTTTCAGGAAATACTATTTATCCAGAGACAAAACCATATGCCCTAAGTTATGCAGGACATCAATTTGGGAATTGGGCTGGGCAATTAGGAGATGGTCGTGCCATTAATCTAACCGAAGTTGTTCATGACAATATATTATATACACTACAATTAAAAGGAGCTGGGCCTACACCGTATTCGCGTACAGCCGATGGTTTTGCC
Protein-coding regions in this window:
- the gltB gene encoding glutamate synthase large subunit, which gives rise to MRMKEQGLYLPEFEHDNCGAGFICNLNGIKSNDIIHKALDILIKLEHRGAVSSDGRTGDGAGILFDIPHTFFKKVCEFEIPEVREYAVGMVFMPKSPNQVNFCKTTFEDAIKDQNLSILGWRDVPVDVSNLGQIAAEKEPTVKQIFVGKNGLDITEQQFNAKLFMARKIAEHTIHNSRTSESHMFYFSSCSTTTIIYKGLLMPEDISRYYTDLLDTDLVTRLALVHQRFSTNTFPSWDLAQPFKYMCHNGEINTLRGNVSRMRAREELMQSDIFGEDLKKLFPIILEGKSDSASMDMVIELLLMTGRTLPEVMMMVVPEAWEKHQTMSDEKKAFYEYNACIMEPWDGPASIPFTDGDVIGALLDRNGLRPSRYTLTKSGFVIMSSEIGVLDIKPEDVIQHGRLEPGKMFLVDMNEGRIIEDEEIKHSVVTKRPYREWLDKNLLQLAQIPYTNNPIPTEKIDFETRQRLFGYTIEDLKTIINPMGAEGNEALSSMGNDTPLAILSDQPQLLYNYFKQLFAQVTNPPLDGIREEIITDTSLAIGGDYNIFDITDVHCKKIKIKNPVISNEDLDKIKNISHDDFKSVTISTLYKIEEGVNGLERALEKCVQATFKAVSEDHNIVILSDRGVSEELAPIPMLLACSYIHHSLNILKVRSKFGIIIESAEPREPHHFALLFGYGASAINPYMVNEIIHDQVDQGFITNVKADYAVKNYNKAIAKGILKIMNKIGISTLHSYRAAQIFEILGLNKKFSSKYFPYTPSRIEGIGLMEIEKEVRKRYQNAFPKSEIANLLPLEIGGIYRWRRNGEKHMFNPTTISKLQQAVRLNSPESYKEYSKMVNEQSENLMTIRGLFEFNNLDPISIDEVEPWTEIVKKFKTGAMSYGSISQEAHENLAIAMNRIGGKSNSGEGGENPQRFQKDMNGDSRNSAIKQVASGRFGVSINYLTNAKEIQIKMAQGAKPGEGGQLPGEKVVPWIAETRNSTPYVGLISPPPHHDIYSIEDLSQLIFDLKNANREARINVKLVAEVGVGTIAAGVAKAKADVILISGYDGGTGAAPLTSLTHTGIPWELGLAEAQQTLILNDLRSRVVLECDGQLKTGRDVAIAALLGAEEFGFATAPLVASGCIMMRACHLNTCPVGIATQDPELRKNFKGTPEHIINFMYFIAEELREIMAQLGFRTLKEMVGQSQKLNVNKAIQHYKANGLDLSTILYKPEKAKTVPNHNTTTQDHALENVLDFDIIKAAIPSIYRKERTRVTFGIKNTDRSVGAILSNEISKIYGSQGLPDDTILVDFTGSAGQSFGAFATSGLSFKIHGNCNDYLGKGLSGAKLIIKVPPTAAFKPEDNIIVGNVALYGAITGEAYINGMAGERFAVRNSGATAVVEGIGDHGCEYMTGGTVVVLGKTGRNFAAGMSGGIAYVYDAQKKFENGLCNMEMVALETLEDDDLIRLKQLVKNHSLYTNSPLAKRLLADWENESRHFIKVMPTDYKKALQRLAEEKQIEELIA
- the sucC gene encoding ADP-forming succinate--CoA ligase subunit beta, with protein sequence MNIHEYQGKEILASYGVRIQRGIVANSPVEAVTAAKQLTEETGTSWYVVKAQIHAGGRGKGGGVKLAKGIDKVEGVASEIIGMQLVTPQTSAEGKKVHKVLIAEDVYYPGESETSEFYVSVLLNRGTGRNMIMYSTEGGMDIEEVAEHTPHLIFTEEIDPAVGLQGFQARRIAFNLGLSGNAFKEMVKFIDSLYNAYIGSDASMFEINPVLKTSDDKILAVDAKVNIDDNALYRQKKYADMRDIREENPIEVEAKEVGLNYVDLDGTVGCMVNGAGLAMATMDLIKYAGFEPANFLDVGGTADAKRVETAFRIILKDPNVKAILINIFGGIVRCDRVAQGVVDAYKNMGDAIQVPIIVRLQGTNAAIAKELIDNSGMPILSAVEFQEAADQVKAALS